The segment TGAATTCAGACCGACattcactgcttttttttttattattaatgaatcaccgtgggggtgcAGATACAGGTTTActtattctcatgcttgtgtttcagtcatatacggcttgagtatctatccctccaccagtgcccgtcctccgctgatgaccccatcatccctcccacccactcccacccaatccccctccccacccctcctctttggcagggcattcccctctgttccctctctccctttgggcattgtggttagtaatggaggtcttgggtggccaatgtgttcggtctatagtctgctccgagCACGCTTCTCCCATCCCACCTGgatcctcccaccacattttttgcttggtgtttccttctctatctgagcttcccttttcccccagcatgtgaggctggtctctaAGCCAtagagcaaatctggtacttatttctgctattcttgggtattgggcctccattctgttgttttatattccgcagataagtgcaattcttctatgtctgtctctctctttctgactcatttcacttagcatgatactttccatgttgatccacttgtatgcaaagttcatgactttgtcttttctgacagctgcatagtattccattgtgtagatgtgccaaagtttctttaaccagtcatctgttcttgggcactcgggttttttccagattctggctattgtaaacagtgccgcgatgaacatacatgtgcagatgtcatttcgactgtatcttttttgcctctctgggatatattctcagaagtggtattgctgggtcaaatgggagctcaatttctaattttttgaggagcgaccatattgttttccagaagggttttTTTGATGTCACTGCTTTTTTGATGTCCCTGTCTCTCCACTGGCGTGCCGTGAGGTTGCTGCCAGGGCagttcccaccccaccctgcgttCTGGCTCCCCAAAGACAGCCAGGTGGGAGTGAGCACTGTAGGGTGAGCATTGTCCATGCTGAGCATTTTAGAGCCCGAGTCGCAGAACCCCAGGTGGGAAGAACGGGGCACAGTGTGGTGTTTTCCCACGACAGCCATGGGGAGTCACGGACGTGCTGCTTAAGAAACaacacgtggggctggagcgatagcacagcgggtagggcgtttgccttgcacacggccaacctgggttcgatccccagcatcccacagggtcccccgagcaagagccaggagtaacccctgagcatcgccgggtgtggcccaaaaggcaaaaacaaaacaacaaaaaacaaaagccaaagaaagaagCAACACATttccaggactggagcgacaggCCGGCTGAGCCGGgtgccgggttcgatccccagcttcccagaaGGTCTCCTGATCCCTGCCCGGAGTGaaccccgagtgcagaaccagcccagccctgcccccggccccccagagaTGCTGTGCGGCCTCCGTGGGTGAATCGTAGGTGTCCCATGGAAACTTACGGTTCGTAGCCCAGTTTAGGGACCGAGACTCGTCCCTCCCGGGTCCCCCTGTCTCCTGCCCCCGGGCCCGTGACAGGTCGAGCCTTCCTGCCCTGGGCCCCAGATAGCTGGGCATTCTTTCGACTGTTTGACATTCCCCAGCTGtgcttcagtgatttttttttttttagcccgtTTATTTGTGTAAACTTTCTTTTCGACTGAAGCTGGACATGCTTCAGAGCTGGGACGAGCCAGTTCCCCAGACACAGGGGTCTGGGCTTTTCTGGAAGGTTCTTCGAAGAAATTCTCTTCTCCGTAGCTCCTTGAGCCTGGTGTGAAGAAATCTAGGCATACAGAAAAAGCCAACTTCAGGCCACCCCCTGGGCCCCCTCAGCCCTGGGACACTTCCTAACTGCGGAAGCTTCTAGAAAGTCTCTGCGTGTTGGGACGGGGTGAGCATGCCGGTGGGCTTGCCCAGGGCTGCGGATTCCAGCAGTCCCTTcccgagtgggggtgggggccttcTGGGAAGAGACGGGTGACTGGCCCTGGACGGCCCACCCTCTGGTGTTGGGGGCCGTCCAGCCGGGTTGTCCCCGAGACCCCCCTGTTGGGCCCTTGCAGCTCCGTGGAGAGGTACCGGGTGCCCAGGGAGGCGGGCAGAGGGACGTCTGCTCAGCATCCTGGGCAGTCAGCTGGGCcgtggggggacagggagggagaaggggcctGGGGCCGGCGGGCTCCTTGGCGTCCCAGCGACCCCCTGCGACGCTGTTCCTAATCTGCTCCCCTCCACGTCTCATCAGCCGCATCCCACATCCGGGTGGCTCCGAGTGCAGTGGCAGCTGCGCTTTGAGTAGCAGCCGTGGAAATGTGGTTTTCCTCTTCCCCTCCAGGCCCCCCGAAGGCCCCGACACCCGAGCCCCGGTGTGACTCCCTCCGTTTAGTCACCTGCTTGCGTACGACCCGCATGACCCCGGGACACTCCTCGCCCTGACCTCGCCCCCCCCTTCCCGGCGAGCACTAGGCGCTCTTAGCCAGAAGGCCGGGTGGCGGGTGTGAGACGGACAGTGCGTGGACGCCGGAGACCCACGTCCCGTTCCCAGCCCTTGGGGAGCCGCGAGGCCGTGGTTCAGCACTGCCCGGGGCAGCTCCTGCCAGCAACGTGGACACGTCCAGGCCCCGCGGGGGGGCTGGGCCAGCTCGCACCCTGGGTGTGGGCTCAGAGCAGCTCCCCGCGTGCCGCTTAGGAAGAGGGGCTGGGCCCTGGAGGGGTCTGGCtgagacccccgcccccagccatgACCAAGTGGCGGCCACTGGCCAGCAGGGGCGTCAGCGGGGATGCGTTCCTCGGTTTCTCCAGACAGgctctgactctgcacccagcacCCTTACTTAGGGCCCGGCTcctcagggggcagggagggagcagtTTCTCGTGGTCCCCAGGAAGCCGGGACGGCCTCAGAGAAGACCCTGTCGTCGGTCTGTGGGCGAGCCTCCCGCTGGCTAAAATGGACACTGTCGCCCGGCCCTGGTGTCCTTTGAGGCTGCTCCCCCTACAGTGCTCTCAGAGGGGCCGGGGCTGCCTCTGTGGGGGACGTGCGGTTGAAACAGTCATCCCGGCTGGCCGGTTGATCTCCAGGCAGAGAGTGAGTGACTGACAGGAAGTGGTGGCTGTTCCGGAAAGTGGCCACCGCAGGCTCACGCTCTCCCCTCTGTCCCTTCCCCGCCCGCACACACATTCCTGGCCAGCTGGGGGCATGGCCGGGTGAGGACTCTCTGGGCTGTGGTTCTCGCcctgggccggggagggggcgggggggggtcgcCTCTTTTGTGGTTTCCCCCCAGTGCTGGCCTACCACGGGctgtggcagaggtggggtgttgggggggcagCGATCTGGACttctgtgcaggggtgagtgtggcgTCGCTCAGGGTAGGGCCACATGCCTCCTCTCTCTGACTTTCAttctctccgtgtgtgtgtgtgtgtgtgtgtgtgtgtgtgtgtgtgtgtgtgtgtgtctgtggataACTGCAGAGTATTTGCTAGTCTGTCCTGGCCTCTGGGATTTGTGCAGAAAGAGCGCGCGGGTTTCTTTAGCGGATGTATTTAGACAGATTCGGCCAGTATGTGTTCACCCTGAGCCCCGGGTTGGGGGTCTGGGGTGCTTCTGAGGCTGCTGGACCCAGGGTTGGGGGCACGATGCTCtcccgggtgggggaggggccgggctctTCCTCCGTGTAAGGTgggttctcttttctttccaacTCTTCTTGGCCTTTGTTCCGGGGCCTCGGCGGGCGGTGCTCAGTTTTGCCGACCACCCAGTGCCGCCCTAGAGTGCGTGAAAGGCAGCGTGGAAGGGCAGTGGCGGGTGGGACTTGTCAATCTTCTGTGTCCACTGCCTGCCCTCCTCCTGCCAGTGTGCGTGGCTCAGGCCACTCCAGAGACCTgcccccgcccgctgccccctAATGCGTTGTTGGGTTTTAGAAAAATCGTGCCGAATGGCTTCATATTTGATtatgaaaaacttaaaaatgttaaaaataatctctttattagaacatatagttaagcaagatacatacgtacatacacatatataggtagatatagatacacacacacgaGTTACAAAAATCCTTAAGAGGAACCTGTGCGAAGGGACTTGAATGTCTTCGAGCCCATTTATAGCAGAGAAAAGGGTTTTGTGGTGCCAGCCCCAAGCCTTCCGCCATTTCCTTCACACTCTTAGCGTGTTCTGTGTGATGGGGAATGTGATGTGTGACTGACGAGGAATTTCCCATGTCGCTCCTCCTTACTGTGAGTCTTAGATCTTCTTTCTCGCAAGACCGTTTGCTTTTCCGAGAAAGCCTGGCTCGCCCCAGGGCCTGCCTGCTCTCCCCAGCCCACGCGTGTCTGTGTCCGTGGGTGTGGATGGACACGTGCATGGGTGCCCGTGTACACGGGTCAGCGTGTACATGCGTGAGCGCAGGTACACCTGTGTCGGTGTGTCCAGGTGAGCCCATGTGGGActcccgcacccctccccggAGACCCGAGTCTCTCCCCGCACCTTGAACGGGGACGCTCGCTAATACTTCCGGCGGGTCACGGCCCGGCCTCCTCCGtcacccccacagccccagaCTCATCGACGGGGTTAGCAGATCCTCCTCTATGACCTTTGAAACGCAGCTGACATCATCCCCCCGTTGCTCGGAAGGAAATGGGGTCGctgtggtggggggcgggagaaGCGTCTTCCCACCCTCGGGTCCTGCGGGGGAGCCGTGGACCCGAGCGTCCATGTCTGGGCAGTGCATGTGCAGGGTGCCAGTGCTCTGCCCCCCACGCCCGGGGTCCTGCTGCCTTCAGGTGAAGGTGAAACACAGGCGCAGAGCCGGGCTTGGTGCAGGGGCCCCTCTTCTTAGGTCCTTGGGAGATGCTGGGCTCGGCAGCCTCGCGGGAGGTCACGGGCACTTCCTGGTGGTGCAATGGGACGTGCCGGGACGTGTGAACAAGCTGGCGGACACCTCTGGTTTCAGCGTGGAGGACAGACGGCCTTGGAGTgatctcctccctctcctcctcctccccctcctcctcctcctcctcctccctctcctcctcctccccctcctcctcctcctcctcctcctcctcctccatctcctcctcttcctccctctcctcctcctccccctcctcctcctcctcctcctcctccatctcctcctcttcctccttccctttctcctccccctcctcctccatctcctccctcctccatctcctccctcctcctccatctcctcctcttcctcctccccctcctcctctccctcctccatctcctccctcctccatctcctcctcctcctccatctcttcctcttcctcctccccctcctcctctccctcctcctcctcccccccacattTCATGAAACGTGACTTTTTCAGCATAAACAGGCCTTTGATCCTTTGAACACAGGGCCTGCTTTTATGTGGGTCTTTAATGAccctgctggtgggggggggggaacaatcCCGGAACCTATTTAATTCTTAGCTTGAgaaaaggcagatgccctgcgaCTGGTCTGAATGGCTTCCTGCTGCCGTCGCTATTTTAAGTTCTCCGCTCATTGGCCGGATGAGCACCTATGAATTTAAGCCTTCTATTTGGAGGGAATAAAATTGAATGATGTCTATATGATTCTTTgaacaggggaaaaaaacaataaaagaacaaGACCTTGGACATCGACACCTTCGTCTTCCTGTTGCCTGACCCGGGCCCACTAGTGTGGTGTGTAGGTGGTGGGGTGTGGACTTGGGGTTCAGTGTGTGAGGCGtgcggaggggcggggggtgtggggggctgtcaGAAGTCACAGGGTATCGATGCTCTCCTGGGTGGTCTGTCCCCTTTTGGTTCTGGAAGTTTCCGAGGCGGGCGGCGCCTGCACGGGGAGGTGCAGTTTCTTACACAAGGTGTCCCTGAACGGCCGGCACAGGAAGAAGTAAATGACGGGGTCCAGGCACACGTTGCTGGCCGACAGGAGCAGGCTGAACTCCTTGGCATAGAGCAGGGTCTTGCGGGCCCAGCAGCCGTAGCTGGGGTTGGTCTGGCTCTGGGTGTAGGGGATGCGGGTGACGTGATAGGGCACGAAGCAGACCACGAAGACCAGCATGATGCTGAAGATGTTGCGGCCGGACTTCTTCCGGAAGGACAGGGACTTCTTCTGCGACCGGAGGTGCGACCTGAAGATCTTCCTGGTGATGGCCGTGTAGACGCCGACCAGCAGGAGGAACACCAGCCAGAAGACGATGACGAAGATGTAGCTGCTGGCCTCGTGCCAGGCCCGGCCCAGCGGGCTCTTGAGGGCCACGCAGCTGGGGGGCCAGACCTCGGGCGCCCGCTGGTTGGTAAGGATGCTGTTGGGCACGGCCAGCAGGAGGATGGCCAGCCACACCAGCACGGACAGCAGCTTGCTGGAGCTGACCGACCGCGCCGGGGACGCCGACAGCGGCTTGACGATCTTGTAGTAGCGGTCGAAGCCGATGAGGCCGAAGAAGACGATGCTGACGTACATGTTGATGTAGAAGAGCACGGCCGACACGCGGCACACGAACACGCCCAGCTGCCAGGGCCCCAGGCGCGAGTCGCTGAGGATCTTGAAGGGGAAGGTGAGGCTCATGACGAAGTCGGCCACCACGATGTTCTTGAGGTAGACCACGAAGCTCTTGGagctgggcaccgccaggaagaCCCAGGCTGACACACTGTTGAGCAGGAGCCCCGCGGCGAAGACCACCAGGTACAGGGCGGGGATGAGCTGCTGTGTGATGAACGGGTTCGGGGGGCAGGTCTGGTTGGAGGGCGGCGAGGTGGTGGTGTTGGGCATCGCGAGACGCTGAGGGCCGAGGCCTGCAGGGAGAGGCGTGCCAGTGGCTCAGCGGGTGTGTGGGACGCCAACGGGGCCTGCGGTGCCCTCGCCACCCCCGGgtgcccatcccccgcccccttctCCCAAGAGCTGGGACCCCCCTGAGTCTAATCTCAAGCGGTCACAAAGCCACGAGGATAGAAGCCACGCTGTTGCCCTCTCCAAAGTTCCCTTTAACGCCCTTAGGTTTCAGAGCTCGGGGTCCGAGCCAAACTTTGTATTTATCTTTGCTGGTTTGGTTTGGCGGGGGCTggacccggcagtgctcagggtgtacgcgggttctgtgttcaggattcactcctggctataCCAGGGGTGCGGGGATCAGCCCCCGGGCTGGCTTTCGCCTGTTTAGGCTTGGGGGCTTGGGGATGTTCCCCGTGGTATTTCGGGTGGCTctcagcagagctggggggcaTCTGCGTGCACCGAGCCCAGGGAATGGACCCAGACCCTCAGACTTCCCCTTTGGATTTGGGATGGGGGCTTGTGGGCTGGGCCACggtcaggactgactcctggctctgtgctcaggggtcagccctggtggtgctcagtaggcCGCCGGGGaggaaacctgggtcagccgtgtgcatggcCCGTGCCTTAGCCCCCCGCCCATCCGGCCCGACACCTACGCTAGCCCTCTACCCCATGCATGGACTTTTGCACACGGGCCAAGGCCTTACACGCAAGCGCATTCGAACATAGCCGGCGATTTTGGTATGGGGTTCTCGGCGCCATTGGACAGGGGCGTTTTCCACGTgtcgcccctccctccccgctcaggaACTCGAGTCCGTGAATTTTTATGAATTAGAAAATACACACTGGCAGGTGGAGAACGAGGAACGCACCTGAAATGCTCTGAGAAGTACTTTGCAAGGTGCACTCCAGAGCCGCCTGCTCCGGCTGAAGTGCAAAGGATGCACACTGCATTTCCCAGGGGCGCGcgcgctcgtgtgtgtgtgtgtgtgtgtgtgtgtgtgtgtgtgtgtgtgtgtgtgtgtgtgggccccGTGGGGCAGTAACGTTTTACAGACGGTGCATCGAGTTAGCTCTGCCCTCTCGGTGTCCGATTCTCAGGCTGTGGGGCGAGGAGTGACCGCTGCCTCTCTGCTCTCGGGACCAGCCCGGCAGGGAATCCCGCCCGCTCCTCCCGGATATCGACCCGCCGCCTCAGAGCAGCCGCCCGCGGGGCCAGGGGGCGTAGCGCAGGCTTCGCGTGTCGGAGGCCCCGTTTCCCCTCTGGGCCCACCCAGGACAGGCTGGGGAACCAGGCGAGCAGGTGTTTCACGGCCTGGCTCGGCATCTGGTGTTGACGTGCCCAGcactgagaccccccccccccagccctaaGGCCCTGCCGTCCGTCGGGGgctccctggggacccccagctgGCTCTCGAGTGGGAGAGTCTCACTCCCGTCTTGGCTGCGGCCTTTCCCCTCATCCTTGAGGACTCCACTCGGAGGCCGTTTCCCCTGGGAAGGTTGCGGGTGGGCGGTGGGGGTGCCCACACCTCGTCTCCCCCTTCTCCCGTCGTGGCGCCCTCTGCATTTCTGGGGTGTCTTCcccttcagtgtgtgtgtgtgtgtgtgtgtgtgtgtgtgtgtgtgtgtgtgtgtgtgtgtgtgtgtgtgtgtgaagctggtttctcctgatggtgctcagggagccgtgtggtgccagggctcgaacccagggttCCTGCGTGCAGTGACAACTCAGCCTATTCCTCCATCTCCCGGTCCAACCAACCCTTAGAGGTTTGTTGTTTGTTCTGTGGCACTGTGGGGcttggacccagggcctcacataagcAAGatcacacatgcaacacacacataAGACATGCACCatacacacgcgtgcacacacacacctgcatgcactGGCCCCCTACTCTGGTCTCAGTTTGacaaacacacccacacacacacacgcacacacataagCATCTTCCCTGGCCTCAGTtctacacacacaacacatgcgGACGCACACAGGGGCACCGACCCCGGCCTCTGTCCTTATTgtcccgctgtgctctctctggtgCTCTCTGGATACTTGTGAAACCTTAAAGATGACGTAAACTGGGGGGAGTCGGCGCGGAGCCCTGGTCTTGGGAAAGCGGGCCTGTGGCCGGGGTCACGGGAAGGACCGCTGGGGGCACGTGGGTTCCAGACGGTCACGGGGAGTCTGTGTGCTCTGTGTTTCTGGGAAGTAGGGAAGCatgcggtggggggtggggtgggcgtgtGCCCCCTGAGCAAGCCGCACCTGCACGCCCGCCTGCGTCCCCGACACAGACACAGCCGGGGTTTGCAGCCTTGGCACGGGGGCTTCTGTGCCCTTGCTTCTGGCGGCCTGTCTCCTGTCGTAGACGGTAagggaggggtgccagggatcaaactggggggcACGGGCATCCCTGGTGCCCCCCGACCCTGACAcggcacatggtcccctgcacatGGCCCGAGTCactcctgaacccagagccaggagtagcccatgagcatcttcaggtgtgccCCCAGCCTAACCGAAACCAGCGCAGACAGGAGCCCTGGGGTCTCACCCGGGCCCCACTCGGCCCGGGCTCCTACGTGTCACTCTTGTGGGTGccagccaggctctccgaggcgACCTGTCTCGGCCTCCCGCACGGGCGTGCCTTGCTCAGGAGCCTGCATGGGGCGTGAGGGAATGAGCCGTCCTGTGCCGGCCCCCTGCCGGGGCTCAGTTTTGCCGGGGTTGAACCGAAACTGGGCACGCAAAGGGCCCCTCACGGCAGAGGTCGGTTCTCCTGTCTGAGGACCCGCCCAGACCCTGCggtcccggccccccgccccgctccatGTTGGggacgccccctgccccccgctccTCTGCGGCCTTAATCCCGCTCGCTCTGAAAAAGGGCAGTTGCTCCTCCACACACCCCGAGGCAAAGCGCGGGGCCCTCGGCGTCCCCCGGAGACTTCCGTTACCTGCGTGCCTCGGTGGGCGACGGAGGCTCCTGTCAGGCAGTGCTTTGCCTCCGGACGTGCCGAGGAGGCGTCCCTTC is part of the Sorex araneus isolate mSorAra2 chromosome 2, mSorAra2.pri, whole genome shotgun sequence genome and harbors:
- the P2RY14 gene encoding P2Y purinoceptor 14, which produces MPNTTTSPPSNQTCPPNPFITQQLIPALYLVVFAAGLLLNSVSAWVFLAVPSSKSFVVYLKNIVVADFVMSLTFPFKILSDSRLGPWQLGVFVCRVSAVLFYINMYVSIVFFGLIGFDRYYKIVKPLSASPARSVSSSKLLSVLVWLAILLLAVPNSILTNQRAPEVWPPSCVALKSPLGRAWHEASSYIFVIVFWLVFLLLVGVYTAITRKIFRSHLRSQKKSLSFRKKSGRNIFSIMLVFVVCFVPYHVTRIPYTQSQTNPSYGCWARKTLLYAKEFSLLLSASNVCLDPVIYFFLCRPFRDTLCKKLHLPVQAPPASETSRTKRGQTTQESIDTL